A region from the Thermoplasmatales archaeon genome encodes:
- the eno gene encoding Enolase: MQDFSIRDVRTRKVLDSRGNFTIEAEVLLNGATGIASAPAGASTGATEVIAFSSKGIDSSMEFFNREVRKALIGFNARNQVELDNLLGEMDGTDNFSRLGGNMATAISMAAAKASANLLSIPLYAYVGGTLTRSIPRPMGNVIGGGKHSRNGTTIQEFLVSSQGKTFLDSIYLNSLVHRRIGELLSEKLKGQSVGVGDERAWTANISDEDAIDTVKQAAGEISAKHGVKVLLGVDFAATSFYEDGKYVYHRGKISRDEQIDYAESLVRDHKFYFIEDPLEENDFDGFATLTDRIGSKALVVGDDLYTTNEKRILKGIEKRSSNAVLIKVNQIGTLSATYRAVEAAKNAGMKTVISHRSGETTDNFIAHLAVAFGSVFIKTGTVGGERLAKLNELAAIEENMGTNNA, encoded by the coding sequence ATGCAAGATTTTTCAATCAGGGATGTGCGTACACGTAAGGTGCTTGACTCTAGAGGAAATTTCACAATAGAGGCCGAGGTTCTCCTGAACGGTGCGACTGGCATTGCATCGGCTCCGGCCGGAGCAAGCACCGGCGCAACTGAGGTCATAGCTTTCTCATCGAAGGGCATAGACTCATCCATGGAATTCTTTAACAGGGAGGTCAGGAAAGCCCTGATAGGCTTCAACGCAAGAAACCAGGTAGAACTTGATAACCTTCTTGGAGAGATGGATGGAACTGACAATTTCTCTCGACTTGGCGGGAACATGGCAACAGCAATTTCAATGGCTGCTGCCAAGGCATCCGCGAATCTGCTGTCTATACCGCTATACGCTTACGTTGGGGGAACACTTACAAGATCCATACCTCGCCCGATGGGTAACGTAATTGGCGGAGGAAAGCACTCGCGAAACGGCACAACGATCCAGGAATTTCTTGTGTCTTCACAGGGAAAAACATTCCTGGACTCCATATACCTGAATTCCCTGGTTCATCGGAGAATTGGGGAGTTACTGTCTGAGAAGCTCAAGGGCCAGAGCGTAGGCGTCGGCGACGAAAGGGCATGGACTGCAAATATATCAGACGAGGACGCAATTGACACGGTTAAGCAAGCCGCAGGAGAGATTTCGGCAAAACACGGGGTTAAGGTGCTCCTTGGAGTGGATTTCGCTGCAACTTCGTTCTATGAAGATGGAAAGTATGTATATCATAGAGGGAAGATCAGCAGGGACGAGCAGATTGATTATGCAGAATCATTGGTCCGGGATCATAAATTCTATTTCATTGAAGACCCGCTGGAAGAGAATGATTTTGACGGCTTTGCCACCCTGACTGACCGTATAGGGTCAAAGGCCCTGGTGGTAGGTGATGATCTCTACACTACAAACGAGAAGCGCATACTGAAAGGTATAGAGAAAAGATCGTCAAATGCAGTTCTTATAAAAGTAAACCAGATAGGAACCCTCAGTGCAACGTACCGCGCGGTGGAGGCAGCCAAGAATGCCGGGATGAAGACAGTGATATCACACAGAAGTGGAGAAACCACGGACAACTTCATAGCACATCTTGCTGTTGCATTCGGGTCGGTGTTCATAAAAACAGGAACTGTCGGGGGAGAAAGGCTTGCCAAGCTCAACGAACTTGCCGCCATAGAGGAAAACATGGGAACAAATAATGCTTAA
- a CDS encoding Helix-turn-helix domain protein — MEDDDLDDIISALLNSTRREILKLLTIDDSYALEMSRWLGVSQQAINKQLEMLERAKLISSAGFVPSSEGASRKIYRPSGFSTITIDYSRNFFEIKRMGLEYSDEGRKTSVLSNGELLDDLAMVNRSIDDLMMKRTELLNTKDEILESLHERVSQSANSIIEKNILLNYLDSFSLEASASKLGIPVDFVKSVVSRFISKS, encoded by the coding sequence ATGGAAGACGACGATCTGGATGATATAATAAGTGCCCTCCTCAACAGTACGAGGAGGGAAATTCTTAAATTGCTTACAATTGACGATTCTTACGCCCTGGAGATGAGCCGATGGCTTGGAGTCTCACAGCAGGCAATAAACAAGCAACTTGAAATGCTAGAGAGGGCAAAACTGATCAGTTCTGCAGGATTTGTTCCCAGCAGCGAAGGCGCTTCGAGGAAGATCTACCGGCCTTCCGGGTTTTCCACAATAACCATCGATTATTCGAGGAATTTCTTTGAGATCAAACGCATGGGGCTGGAGTACAGTGATGAGGGGAGAAAGACATCCGTTTTGAGCAACGGAGAACTTCTCGACGACCTTGCCATGGTTAACCGGAGCATAGATGACCTGATGATGAAACGGACCGAGTTGCTAAACACGAAAGACGAAATCCTGGAATCACTGCATGAACGTGTATCACAGTCGGCTAATTCGATCATTGAAAAAAACATTCTCCTGAATTACCTGGATTCTTTCAGCCTTGAGGCTTCCGCTTCCAAGCTTGGTATACCCGTTGACTTCGTGAAGAGTGTTGTCTCCAGATTTATCAGCAAGAGCTGA
- the dphB_1 gene encoding Diphthine synthase, with the protein MLNIVGLGLQGLNSITIGGADAIRSSDEVYLDSYTSVLQPDSLKEISEYFDRKIIPVERDFIEGPSPILDMCRTRNISLLVVGDGMSATTHKILEQNCASSGVKVRVYENASILNVIPWRLGLYAYKMGPPVSLPFLSGSFFPTSVFSKIIRNHSNGMHTIVLLDLKSGQTIDILQALEWLQEMEKRAGGDSILSKEEICVASRVRQPGEKIIYGSIEKLKTMHFGSPSSIVIPSNPDTFEKENLAPFRASNEN; encoded by the coding sequence ATGCTTAATATAGTGGGGCTTGGATTACAGGGACTCAACAGCATCACAATCGGCGGGGCAGATGCAATAAGATCCAGCGATGAGGTGTATCTTGACAGCTACACTTCAGTCCTGCAGCCAGATTCTCTTAAGGAGATCTCTGAATACTTTGACAGGAAAATAATCCCTGTTGAAAGAGATTTCATTGAGGGCCCATCCCCGATCCTGGATATGTGCAGAACAAGAAACATATCTCTTCTCGTAGTTGGAGACGGGATGTCGGCAACGACCCATAAGATTCTCGAGCAAAATTGTGCATCAAGCGGGGTAAAGGTGCGTGTGTACGAAAATGCCTCCATACTTAATGTCATACCATGGAGACTTGGACTGTATGCCTATAAGATGGGCCCGCCAGTGTCACTCCCATTCCTTTCAGGTTCCTTTTTTCCCACAAGCGTTTTCTCCAAGATAATACGGAATCATAGCAACGGAATGCATACCATTGTTCTTCTTGACCTCAAATCCGGTCAGACCATAGATATCCTTCAGGCACTTGAATGGCTGCAGGAAATGGAGAAAAGAGCAGGAGGAGACAGTATCCTATCAAAAGAAGAAATATGTGTCGCATCGCGCGTAAGGCAACCCGGTGAAAAAATAATTTACGGCAGCATTGAAAAACTGAAAACGATGCATTTCGGATCTCCTTCATCTATAGTAATACCCAGTAACCCGGACACTTTCGAAAAAGAAAACCTGGCACCATTCCGGGCCAGTAATGAAAATTGA
- the copA_1 gene encoding putative copper-exporting P-type ATPase A has translation MEKETHDHEAGDEEGILKSLGVDIENGLTKAEATSRIRSYGRNALPETKKHGILQILLEQVKEPLIFVLVVIGIIYFLIGTPFESFTVIVIVFTVILIEVYNVRKAQISIQALQNMVSSKSWVLRDSLLSETPSSMIVPGDIVYLRTGDMVPADGIVISSSGLDIDESTMTGESVPVHKISYKDPDEGLSGVNIHRVVSGTLVVQGNGKFAVTATGMETEIGKISESVKRDEVTPTPLEISLKKTAKLLIIIAIFFSFLIPLIGFVHGDPPDQMILIGLSMAFATVPEEIPILITITLAIGAYSLSKKKAVVKGLTAAQTLGSVTVIATDKTGTITENTMHVSHILYGRELYESGQKTDQVFLKSALLATGSLEVEQRFSEEYRDPMEVSILKHSIDSGLNIHELDSEYRPTSRFVFDSDTKMASYIYSTAGGYIAYTSGAPEVVLSRCTRVPAGESSDDPISESYSKIVREAVNDVAKLGERAMAIAYKRISDGTINRDNAQSGMTFVGMISFIDPPRKGVKEAIKLCQNAGIRVIMLTGDHPVTAATIGGMVGIKNGKLLLTGDQISAMSDDELSRAIENTSIFARITHGEKLRIVKALQKKGEIVAVTGDGVNDAPALRAAEIGISMGKRGTEVAKEASDMVLQDDNFPTIAEAVFEGRKMQYTLRKGIRYYIAVKISLISILLVPIILIIPFPFMPIQIIIMELFMDVGALWGFLYERDEPSILHAIPRKRSVDFMDRLMIGSILASAFGVFLAVTLIYLYIYYGEADVTQAQTAAFATWILSQVVLAQNLRTEHEPVSRRGLFSNPVILLWGLIIVGSLIVITAYAPLHAVIDTSTIEYRNWGLIILASFLSGSWIEIRKLIVSRGRKGKNAEVTM, from the coding sequence GTGGAAAAGGAAACTCATGACCACGAGGCTGGAGATGAAGAGGGCATTCTCAAATCTCTCGGAGTCGACATAGAAAATGGGTTGACAAAAGCAGAAGCGACAAGTAGAATTAGAAGCTATGGACGCAATGCGCTTCCCGAGACAAAAAAACATGGAATTTTACAGATCCTTTTGGAACAGGTCAAGGAACCTCTGATCTTTGTTCTGGTAGTAATCGGAATAATATACTTCTTAATCGGAACACCATTTGAATCCTTTACCGTCATCGTCATAGTGTTTACTGTAATTTTAATTGAGGTTTATAATGTAAGGAAGGCACAGATCTCGATACAGGCACTACAAAACATGGTTTCCTCGAAGTCCTGGGTTTTGAGGGACAGTTTGCTGTCCGAAACACCCTCCAGCATGATAGTCCCTGGTGACATAGTGTATCTCAGAACAGGGGACATGGTGCCTGCCGACGGTATTGTCATAAGTTCGTCTGGTCTGGACATCGACGAATCTACAATGACCGGAGAATCAGTTCCTGTGCACAAGATCAGCTATAAAGATCCTGATGAAGGCTTATCAGGCGTCAATATTCACAGAGTAGTTTCCGGAACACTTGTTGTGCAGGGAAATGGAAAGTTCGCAGTTACTGCGACAGGAATGGAGACTGAAATTGGAAAGATTTCGGAATCTGTCAAGCGTGACGAAGTGACTCCAACACCGCTAGAAATATCACTGAAAAAAACTGCCAAGCTCCTGATAATAATAGCAATATTTTTCAGCTTCCTGATTCCACTGATCGGCTTTGTGCATGGAGACCCTCCGGATCAGATGATACTTATTGGACTTTCCATGGCGTTTGCGACAGTGCCTGAGGAGATACCAATCTTAATTACCATCACCCTGGCAATAGGAGCATATTCGCTCTCAAAGAAGAAAGCGGTGGTCAAGGGCCTTACTGCTGCCCAAACGCTTGGAAGCGTCACCGTAATTGCCACCGATAAAACGGGAACTATTACAGAGAATACGATGCATGTCAGCCACATTCTTTATGGCAGAGAATTATATGAGTCCGGTCAAAAGACAGACCAGGTTTTCCTGAAATCCGCTCTACTTGCAACGGGGAGTTTGGAAGTCGAACAGAGATTTTCCGAGGAGTACAGAGACCCGATGGAGGTTTCCATTCTCAAACATTCAATTGATTCCGGACTTAATATCCATGAATTGGACAGCGAATACCGGCCAACCAGCCGGTTCGTTTTTGACAGCGACACAAAAATGGCGAGTTATATTTATTCAACTGCCGGTGGCTATATTGCTTACACCAGTGGTGCCCCTGAAGTTGTCCTTTCCAGATGCACAAGAGTACCGGCGGGAGAATCTTCCGATGATCCAATATCTGAAAGTTATTCAAAAATTGTCAGGGAAGCTGTAAATGACGTGGCAAAACTTGGTGAAAGGGCCATGGCCATAGCGTACAAAAGAATCAGTGATGGCACGATCAATAGAGACAACGCTCAAAGTGGTATGACCTTCGTAGGAATGATCAGTTTCATCGATCCTCCAAGGAAAGGCGTAAAGGAGGCTATAAAACTCTGTCAGAACGCCGGAATTCGAGTTATTATGCTTACCGGTGACCACCCTGTAACTGCAGCAACAATTGGAGGAATGGTTGGCATAAAAAACGGGAAATTATTACTTACAGGGGATCAAATCAGTGCAATGTCTGATGATGAACTTTCTCGAGCTATTGAAAATACTTCGATCTTCGCCAGGATAACTCACGGTGAAAAGCTGCGGATCGTGAAGGCCCTGCAGAAAAAGGGTGAGATCGTTGCAGTTACGGGAGATGGTGTCAATGACGCACCTGCATTGAGGGCCGCGGAGATTGGCATATCCATGGGAAAGAGAGGCACTGAAGTTGCCAAGGAAGCCTCAGATATGGTGTTGCAGGATGACAATTTTCCAACCATTGCAGAGGCTGTTTTTGAAGGGAGGAAGATGCAGTATACACTGCGAAAGGGCATCAGGTACTATATTGCGGTGAAGATTTCTCTTATTTCAATTCTCCTTGTCCCGATCATACTGATCATTCCCTTCCCTTTTATGCCGATCCAGATCATAATCATGGAGCTGTTCATGGACGTTGGCGCTCTCTGGGGATTTCTATATGAACGGGATGAACCCAGCATTCTTCATGCTATACCTCGGAAGAGAAGCGTAGATTTCATGGATAGGTTAATGATAGGTTCCATACTGGCGAGTGCCTTTGGAGTTTTTCTTGCTGTCACTTTGATATACCTTTACATCTATTATGGCGAGGCAGATGTCACCCAGGCGCAGACAGCTGCTTTCGCAACCTGGATACTTTCTCAGGTGGTTCTTGCCCAGAATCTTAGGACAGAACATGAACCTGTTTCAAGGAGAGGTTTGTTTTCGAACCCGGTGATCCTGCTGTGGGGGCTGATAATCGTTGGCTCACTTATAGTCATAACCGCTTATGCGCCTCTACACGCAGTCATAGATACCTCAACCATAGAATACAGGAACTGGGGACTGATTATCCTGGCTTCATTCCTGTCAGGTTCGTGGATCGAAATCAGGAAGCTAATAGTCAGTAGGGGGAGAAAAGGAAAGAATGCAGAAGTTACCATGTAA
- a CDS encoding Archaeal Lon protease, which yields MEDTVDNVENWVNKLQITTTKDVKVPPILFDQVIGQESAGDVVKKAALQKRHVLLIGDPGTGKSMLAQSMVDFLPKEDLEDILVFPNPEDSNRPKIKTLPAGKGKEVVKQYQIKAERVKRDRARTVMLIIFSIIFIGIIFAFLYGVIILFYAIIAAAILYVALAMNPSFRQEKAMIPKLLVTHTPNEKPPFIDSTGAHSGALLGDVRHDPFQSGGLETPSHDRVEAGNIHKAHKGVLFIDEMNLLRPESQQALLTAMQEKKFSISGQSERSAGAMVQTEPVPCDFVLVAAGNLDAVQGIHPALRSRIRGYGYEVYVNNTFDDNDGNREKIVQFIAQEVQKDKKIPHLDKGAVIEIIKEAQKRSGRKGKLTLRLRELGGLIRVAGDIAISEKADLVTSKHVMAAKNLSKPLEQQVADKMIEVRKNYKTFLTEGEAVGMVNGLAVMGANSGMADYTGVVMPIVAEVTPAQKKGNGSVVATGKLGEIAKEAVENVSAVFKKISGKDISDMDIHIQFVGSYDGVEGDSASVSIATAVISAIEDIPIDQTLAMTGSLSVRGAVLPVGGVTAKVEAAIESGLKKVIVPGSNLGDIILDELHKDRIEIIPVNNIQEVLENAFVSGPDRQKFLDRISQFLKPKNLGPGPGRVGANVG from the coding sequence GTGGAAGATACAGTCGATAATGTTGAGAATTGGGTAAATAAGTTACAGATAACCACAACAAAGGATGTGAAGGTACCCCCAATTCTCTTTGACCAGGTAATAGGTCAGGAAAGCGCAGGAGACGTGGTGAAGAAAGCCGCTCTTCAGAAAAGGCATGTTCTCCTGATAGGAGACCCGGGGACGGGCAAATCCATGCTAGCGCAATCCATGGTAGACTTTCTGCCAAAGGAAGATCTTGAGGACATTCTGGTATTCCCGAATCCAGAGGACTCAAACAGACCAAAAATAAAGACACTCCCTGCCGGCAAGGGAAAGGAAGTTGTCAAACAGTACCAGATCAAGGCAGAACGGGTCAAGAGAGACAGGGCACGGACCGTGATGCTGATAATATTCTCGATTATTTTCATCGGCATAATCTTTGCTTTTCTGTACGGCGTAATAATCCTTTTCTATGCAATAATAGCTGCAGCCATACTCTATGTCGCACTTGCAATGAATCCCAGCTTCAGGCAGGAAAAAGCGATGATCCCCAAGCTGCTTGTTACGCATACGCCAAATGAGAAACCCCCATTCATAGACTCTACGGGGGCACATTCGGGAGCTTTGCTTGGGGATGTCCGACACGATCCGTTCCAGTCCGGAGGATTGGAGACACCGTCGCACGACAGGGTTGAAGCTGGAAACATACATAAAGCCCATAAAGGGGTGCTGTTCATAGATGAGATGAACCTTCTTCGCCCTGAGAGCCAACAGGCTCTGCTTACGGCAATGCAGGAAAAGAAGTTCTCCATATCCGGCCAGAGTGAACGCAGCGCAGGTGCCATGGTTCAGACCGAACCTGTGCCCTGTGACTTTGTCCTTGTCGCTGCCGGGAATCTTGATGCAGTCCAGGGAATACACCCTGCATTGAGATCGCGTATACGCGGTTATGGTTACGAAGTTTATGTAAACAATACATTCGACGACAATGATGGCAACAGGGAAAAGATAGTTCAGTTCATTGCGCAGGAAGTCCAGAAAGACAAGAAGATCCCCCATCTCGACAAGGGTGCAGTCATTGAAATCATAAAAGAAGCCCAGAAGCGTTCCGGAAGAAAGGGAAAGCTCACTCTGAGGCTGAGAGAACTAGGCGGACTGATCAGGGTTGCTGGGGACATAGCAATAAGTGAGAAGGCCGACCTGGTCACATCAAAACACGTAATGGCAGCCAAAAATCTCAGCAAACCTCTAGAGCAGCAGGTAGCTGACAAGATGATTGAGGTGAGAAAAAATTACAAGACTTTCCTCACTGAAGGCGAGGCAGTTGGAATGGTAAACGGCCTTGCTGTAATGGGTGCCAATAGCGGAATGGCAGATTATACAGGAGTGGTCATGCCCATTGTCGCGGAAGTTACGCCTGCCCAGAAGAAGGGAAACGGAAGCGTGGTGGCAACCGGAAAATTGGGCGAGATCGCAAAGGAGGCTGTGGAAAATGTATCAGCGGTATTCAAGAAGATCAGCGGGAAGGACATTTCTGACATGGACATACACATACAGTTTGTCGGTTCTTACGACGGTGTAGAGGGTGATTCAGCCAGCGTATCCATAGCAACTGCAGTCATTTCAGCCATTGAGGATATACCCATAGACCAGACACTGGCCATGACAGGGTCTCTCAGCGTGAGAGGGGCAGTGCTTCCGGTTGGAGGGGTAACAGCAAAAGTTGAAGCGGCAATTGAGTCCGGACTGAAGAAAGTTATAGTCCCTGGATCGAACCTGGGTGACATCATTCTCGATGAGTTACACAAGGATCGCATAGAAATAATTCCGGTGAATAACATTCAGGAGGTTCTTGAGAACGCCTTTGTTTCGGGACCTGACAGGCAGAAATTCCTTGACAGGATATCCCAATTCCTTAAACCAAAGAACCTTGGCCCCGGACCCGGTCGTGTAGGAGCCAATGTCGGATAA
- a CDS encoding cobalamin synthase has translation MNEKARLSEDLKSVIGFFTLVPVKTHRYPTARGLYFLSTLGLFLGLLAGLIFFAMSSYVGTVSAVIVYIVFIIAISGFHHLDSVLDVGDALMARGDTDRMLRIMKDPATGAGGIGFFIAVYGILAAFALSIGAVQALSVLALAEATSKLSFLISAYGRKPLGSGMGAHFIDSISGAGIPLLVANFAVPAIISLFLGIDYLITLVLAILIPAAITSYLEKRLSGINGDVIGFSGEISRMIYIFTFVVVSILAFHIGILGLKINI, from the coding sequence ATGAATGAAAAGGCCAGATTGTCTGAAGACCTCAAGTCCGTTATCGGATTTTTCACATTGGTGCCAGTGAAAACTCATCGTTACCCTACAGCAAGGGGATTGTATTTCCTTTCCACGCTCGGCCTCTTCTTGGGACTGTTGGCAGGCCTGATTTTTTTCGCAATGTCTTCGTATGTCGGAACGGTTTCTGCGGTAATCGTATATATTGTTTTCATAATCGCAATCTCAGGTTTCCATCACCTTGACTCTGTCCTTGATGTAGGAGACGCACTGATGGCAAGGGGTGATACTGACAGGATGCTGCGGATTATGAAAGATCCTGCTACCGGTGCCGGTGGAATAGGTTTTTTCATTGCAGTTTACGGCATCCTGGCTGCATTCGCGCTATCAATAGGTGCAGTTCAGGCGCTTTCAGTACTGGCGCTGGCGGAGGCCACATCAAAACTGTCCTTCTTGATTTCGGCATATGGCAGGAAACCTCTGGGTTCTGGTATGGGTGCACATTTCATAGATTCAATTTCCGGCGCCGGGATTCCGCTGCTGGTCGCAAATTTTGCTGTTCCTGCAATTATTTCATTATTCCTTGGCATTGATTACCTCATAACCTTGGTCCTTGCGATCCTGATTCCAGCAGCTATTACTTCGTACCTTGAAAAAAGGCTGTCGGGTATAAATGGAGATGTTATAGGTTTCTCAGGGGAAATTTCAAGGATGATCTATATTTTCACCTTTGTAGTGGTTTCGATTCTTGCGTTTCACATTGGAATACTAGGGCTGAAAATCAACATATGA
- a CDS encoding Carbonic anhydrase precursor: MPVYAFEGQRPEIGKSYIFPNATIIGNVKIGDGVWVGPGAVLRGDYGRIEVGSFSAIEDNCVVHARPGEKTVIEEHATIGHLSVIHTGHVKEWAVIGMGSTVSDFATVGVWAVVGEGAVVRNRFEIPDESIAVGVPAKVVGKIDAEYKKLWTAYKNNYNTFVERYRNNMVEY, from the coding sequence ATGCCAGTTTATGCATTTGAAGGACAGAGGCCGGAGATAGGGAAGTCGTATATATTCCCAAATGCGACAATTATTGGAAATGTCAAGATAGGAGATGGCGTATGGGTGGGCCCTGGAGCAGTGTTACGCGGAGATTACGGGAGAATTGAGGTTGGGAGTTTCTCGGCAATTGAGGACAACTGTGTCGTTCACGCCAGGCCCGGCGAAAAGACAGTCATAGAAGAACACGCTACAATTGGTCACCTTTCGGTTATACACACAGGTCACGTGAAAGAATGGGCCGTCATCGGTATGGGATCAACGGTTTCTGATTTTGCAACGGTTGGAGTATGGGCAGTTGTGGGAGAAGGGGCGGTTGTCAGGAACAGGTTTGAGATCCCGGATGAAAGCATTGCGGTCGGCGTTCCGGCCAAGGTAGTGGGAAAAATAGATGCTGAATACAAAAAACTCTGGACTGCCTACAAGAACAACTACAATACCTTTGTTGAAAGGTACCGCAATAACATGGTAGAGTATTGA
- a CDS encoding putative sugar kinase, whose amino-acid sequence MKEKFLAYFGHINIDILMKVSSLPVRGSVGVNELSENYGGTAGNFAFVSSKLGFTFDLYSAVSQRTHESYLKKLESIGVSTDHVMVDKKDDGPVCYLVSDGTDQIAYVFQGPMEKWKPSIDFSNNGYEYLHFSTGPAEEYIRIAEKKKGSSMVVFDPSQELSYNYDRAAILEMLTNTDIFMGNAGEIEILREKTNIGIKELVEMGIDVIETRGKNGTYFYSSGTEFYIPSFYAGEPRDTTGAGDSFRAGFYFGLSNSMQIRESMALGSVVAAHAITTKIDEFVPDLQLIRSEAEALIH is encoded by the coding sequence GTGAAAGAAAAATTTCTTGCGTACTTTGGTCACATCAACATTGATATATTGATGAAGGTATCTTCCTTGCCGGTTAGGGGATCAGTTGGCGTTAATGAGCTATCAGAAAATTACGGCGGAACAGCCGGCAATTTCGCGTTCGTATCTTCCAAACTTGGGTTTACATTCGATCTCTATTCTGCAGTATCACAGAGGACGCATGAGTCTTACCTGAAAAAACTTGAAAGTATTGGTGTAAGCACGGATCATGTTATGGTGGACAAAAAAGATGATGGTCCAGTGTGCTATCTTGTCTCGGACGGCACTGACCAGATCGCGTACGTGTTCCAGGGGCCCATGGAAAAATGGAAGCCGTCCATAGATTTCAGCAATAACGGATATGAGTACCTGCACTTTTCCACTGGACCAGCCGAAGAATACATACGTATAGCAGAAAAAAAGAAGGGCAGTTCCATGGTAGTGTTCGATCCGAGCCAGGAGTTATCATACAACTACGATCGTGCTGCAATTCTGGAAATGCTCACTAATACGGATATTTTTATGGGAAATGCAGGTGAAATTGAAATTCTGCGTGAAAAAACAAACATTGGGATAAAAGAACTAGTTGAAATGGGAATAGACGTGATCGAAACCAGAGGAAAGAACGGAACATATTTTTATTCGAGTGGAACCGAATTTTATATACCCTCATTTTACGCCGGTGAACCAAGAGATACCACTGGAGCAGGCGATTCATTCCGGGCTGGTTTCTATTTCGGATTGTCAAACAGTATGCAGATCAGGGAGTCCATGGCGCTTGGATCAGTTGTAGCTGCGCACGCAATAACAACGAAGATTGACGAGTTCGTCCCGGATCTGCAATTGATCCGTAGCGAAGCTGAAGCCCTCATCCATTGA
- a CDS encoding KEOPS complex Cgi121-like subunit translates to MSDNFFYISILKHDCLNDLIEFSGKSRNFFLIIDLDSVVSEIQVEVSLKRARRRMENNSRVRELGPLVLMYISGQPQVGNGIKAAGISMRTSRAMIVYDERDELEKFLKEFQGMVEQILPSPLPHDNPAKDSEVFFAMSYVDFQP, encoded by the coding sequence ATGTCGGATAATTTTTTTTATATCTCAATTTTAAAGCACGATTGCCTGAACGACCTGATCGAGTTCTCCGGGAAAAGCAGGAATTTTTTTCTGATTATAGATCTGGACTCCGTAGTCTCTGAGATACAGGTCGAAGTATCCCTGAAGAGGGCAAGGAGGAGAATGGAAAACAACTCAAGAGTCAGGGAATTGGGGCCTCTTGTCCTCATGTATATTTCAGGCCAGCCACAGGTTGGGAATGGAATAAAGGCAGCAGGGATATCTATGCGTACAAGCAGGGCGATGATAGTATACGACGAGAGAGATGAACTGGAAAAATTCCTGAAGGAATTTCAGGGCATGGTCGAGCAAATATTGCCCTCGCCTTTGCCTCACGATAATCCAGCAAAGGACAGCGAAGTATTTTTCGCAATGTCATATGTTGATTTTCAGCCCTAG